In a genomic window of Flavobacterium sp. KACC 22761:
- a CDS encoding efflux RND transporter periplasmic adaptor subunit, protein MKRIILFTGLMAFVCLTSCTTKKEEKEEVEKFTVTNPVKIDTSFTKEYVSQIKSVRNIEIRAQEKGFLQNIYVDEGQFVKKGQLLFKIMPNMYQAELLKAQAEQKSTEIELQNAKLLADKNIVSKNELSVAQAKLQSAKAEVSLAKLHLSFTEIRAPFDGTIDRIPLKLGSLIDEGELLTSLSDNSQMFAYFNVTEPEYLQYETNVAGRAENKVNLVLANGDTFKYKGNVEVIESEFNNETGNIAFRARFPNSEKLLRNGETGQVQMFLPLKNAIVIPQKATYEIQDKKYVFVVGKDNKVSSREITITGEIPDLYVIKSGISENDRILLEGVQKVKENDKIKYEYQAPQEVIKHLRVKAE, encoded by the coding sequence ATGAAAAGAATTATTTTGTTCACAGGCTTAATGGCCTTTGTGTGCCTAACTAGTTGTACAACTAAAAAAGAAGAAAAAGAAGAAGTTGAAAAATTTACGGTAACAAATCCTGTAAAAATTGATACTTCATTTACTAAAGAATATGTTTCGCAGATCAAATCTGTTCGAAATATTGAAATCCGTGCTCAGGAAAAAGGTTTTTTACAAAACATTTATGTTGACGAAGGACAGTTTGTAAAAAAAGGCCAATTGTTGTTTAAAATTATGCCAAATATGTATCAGGCAGAATTACTTAAAGCACAGGCTGAGCAAAAATCAACTGAAATTGAATTGCAAAATGCTAAACTTTTAGCAGATAAAAATATCGTTTCTAAAAATGAATTAAGTGTTGCGCAGGCTAAACTACAATCTGCAAAAGCTGAAGTTTCATTGGCAAAACTTCATTTATCATTTACAGAAATCAGAGCTCCGTTTGACGGGACAATTGACCGTATTCCATTAAAATTAGGAAGTCTTATTGATGAAGGTGAATTATTGACAAGCCTTTCAGACAATAGCCAAATGTTTGCTTACTTCAATGTTACGGAACCAGAATATCTTCAATATGAAACTAATGTTGCGGGTCGTGCAGAAAATAAAGTAAACTTAGTTTTAGCAAATGGAGATACATTTAAGTATAAAGGAAATGTTGAAGTAATTGAAAGTGAATTCAACAATGAAACCGGAAATATCGCTTTTAGAGCAAGATTCCCAAATTCTGAAAAATTACTTAGAAATGGAGAAACAGGACAAGTTCAAATGTTTTTGCCTCTTAAAAATGCCATTGTAATTCCGCAAAAAGCTACTTACGAAATTCAGGATAAAAAATATGTTTTTGTAGTAGGAAAAGACAACAAAGTTAGCTCTAGAGAAATTACAATTACTGGCGAAATACCTGATTTATATGTTATAAAAAGCGGTATTTCAGAAAACGATAGAATTTTACTTGAAGGTGTTCAGAAAGTAAAAGAAAACGACAAAATTAAATATGAATACCAAGCTCCTCAAGAGGTAATAAAACATTTACGCGTAAAAGCGGAATAA